Genomic segment of Verrucomicrobium sp.:
GCGGTCCGCTTCGTCCCGGGAACGCCCGGCTTCCAGTTCGAGCAGCGGGCGGTCTGGGCCGCTTTCGACGGGACCGGGAGCCTTTCCCCGACGCTGCCGCCGATTGTCTGCCACCTGGGCATCGACGGCCTGAGCTTGCCCCTTCTTCTGGCGGCGACGCTGGTGACGCTGGCCGCGGTCCTTCTTACTCCCAAGCGGCTGGCGCAGGGCACGGCGACGTTTTATGGGCTCCTCCTGGTCCTGGCGGAGGGGCTGGTGGGGGTTTTTGTCTCGCTCGATCTTTTTTTCCTCTCCCTCTTCGCCACGTTGACGATCCTGCCTCTTTTCCTTCTGACGGGCCGTTGGGGCGGGCGCAATCGGCGCTTTGCCTCCCTTCAGGCGGCGCTCTGCCTGGCGCTGGGGAGCCTGGCCCTGCTCCTGGCCTTGGTCGCCCTCGTCTCCGCGCTGCCGCCCTCGGCCCGGACGTTTGACGTGACGGTCCTGGCGGGCGCGCGGGGGCTCGTCGGCCCGCAGGTGGCGCCGCTCCTCTTCGGCCTCCTGCTTTTGGGCGCGGGGCTGTTGGTCCCGCTTTTTCCCTTTCATAGCTGGTTCCCTGCCGCGCAGGCGGCGGAGCCGCCCCCGGTGGCGATGCTCCACGGCGCGCTTTTCAAGAATGCCGGACTCTATCTTCTCCTGCGTGTGGCGTGGCCGCTTTTCCCGGAAACGGCGCGGCACGGGGAGGCGTGGCTCCTGGGTCTGGCGCTGGCGCAGGCCTTCGGCCTCGGCTTGGTGGCGCTGGCGCAGCGGGAGCTGCCGCTTTTGGCCGCTTCCTGGAGCGCGATGCGGACGGGCGGCCTCCTGCTGGGGCTGGCGGCCTGGAATCGGGTGGCCCTTTCCGGCGCGGTTCTTTGGATGGCGGCGGATGCCGTCGCCTTCGCCCTCCTCTTCGGCGCGGCGGGGGAGATTGTCCGCCGGACGGGGGAGGCGCGGATCGCCCACCTGGCGGGCCTGGCCCGCCGCGCGCCCTGGCTGGCGGGGATGTTCGGCCTGGGGGCGCTGGCCCTCCTGGGCTTCCCCGGCCTGCCCAACCTGGGCGGCCAGGAGGCGCTCTTCCTCGGCGCGTGGGCGGTTCACCCCCGCGCGACGCTCTGGATGGCGGGCGGCTTTTTCGCCGCCGCGGTTTTTCTGGCGAAGGCGCTGGCCCCCCTTTATCTGGGCGCGCCCGCCGGGCCGCCGGGGGCCGACTTGGCCCCGGGCCCGGAACGGCGGCCGTTCTATCTTTTGGCGGGCGGCCTTCTGCTTCTGGCCCTCCTGGCCGGGTCGGTCCTGCGCGCGGCTTCCGTGGCGGCGGGGCCGTTCTTCGGGGGGGCGCGATGAACGGGCTCCTGTTGCCGTTGCCGGAGACGATCCTCGTCGTCCTGGGTCTTTTCCTTTTGGGCCGCCGCTGGCGCGCGGCGCGGCGGGGGGGCGGGCTGGTGGTGGCGGGAACGCTGGCGGCGCTCCTCCTGGAGTTTGTCCTGCCCCGGCAGTCGGGCTTTTACGGCTTCGGCCTTTATCTTTGGGACGGGACGGCGCTTTTCTTCCAGGTCTTTGTCCTGGCGGCGACGGCCTGTTGCGCCCTCCTGGGCCTTTTGACCGGGGCGCGGCCGCGCTGGCCGTTCCTTCTTTTTTCCGCGGCGGGCCTGGTTCTGCAGGCGGCGGTGAACGATTTTCTCCTCCTTTTCCTCGCCTGGACGGCTTCCTTCCTTCCCGCCGCGCTGGCCTTGGCGGGCGGGCGGGAGGCTTCCGCC
This window contains:
- a CDS encoding proton-conducting transporter membrane subunit, with the protein product MLALLLLLPLAALAAILLGAPAKLAAFLAALGNFLLSAALAVRFVPGTPGFQFEQRAVWAAFDGTGSLSPTLPPIVCHLGIDGLSLPLLLAATLVTLAAVLLTPKRLAQGTATFYGLLLVLAEGLVGVFVSLDLFFLSLFATLTILPLFLLTGRWGGRNRRFASLQAALCLALGSLALLLALVALVSALPPSARTFDVTVLAGARGLVGPQVAPLLFGLLLLGAGLLVPLFPFHSWFPAAQAAEPPPVAMLHGALFKNAGLYLLLRVAWPLFPETARHGEAWLLGLALAQAFGLGLVALAQRELPLLAASWSAMRTGGLLLGLAAWNRVALSGAVLWMAADAVAFALLFGAAGEIVRRTGEARIAHLAGLARRAPWLAGMFGLGALALLGFPGLPNLGGQEALFLGAWAVHPRATLWMAGGFFAAAVFLAKALAPLYLGAPAGPPGADLAPGPERRPFYLLAGGLLLLALLAGSVLRAASVAAGPFFGGAR